The DNA window CTGACGACTCTGTGTTGGAGGAGCTGCAGAATCTTTATCACTCCATCAATATGTTTGTAGGCCGTGTTGCGGTCAGCCAGGATATGAATCCTCATGTCGGGATGTTGGATGTAGGCATCGGTAATGATATTCTCAAGCTCCCCGGCAGATACTGAATGACCCTCTACGATGACAGTTCCTTCCCGGTCAATCCACACTTCCTGTTGATGCTCCGCTTCAGTCCGTTCAATCTGTTTGGCCTCGGGATAATCGATCTTCACTTCTTTCCGGTAATTGATCAGAGATATGAGCATAATGAAGATAAGGAGCAGAAAGCCGATATCACTCATGGCAGACATAGGAGCGCCGGGGGGCCTTCTTTTACTGCTGATTTTAATCAAGACTCTCTCCCTGCATGGAAAAGGAAAAGTTTTCTACCTTTTCCCTTCTGATAATCTCGATTGTTTCCACAAATCTCTGATAGCCTGTATCGGGATCAATGGCCAGGGCCACGGTGAGATTGGGATGGACTTTAAAGTTTTCAGCCAGCAATTCTTCAAGATCGGGAAGGGGGAGAACCTCTTCCTTGTAGTATAAATCTCCCGAAGGACTGAGGCTCAGCCTGATCAGGTCTTCCTTTTGTACAATCAGAGGTTTTTCATGGGAGGGCAGGCTTAAAAGAAAACCAAAATTTGTATTGAATCCGGCTATGACCAGAAAATAAATGATGAGAAGAAAACTCAAATCATTGAGTGCCCCCATGGGATCATCTGCCTTTCTGGTAAAAAACTTTTTCATTTTCACTGGTTCTTGTCTCCGCCGCGGATAGAGAGGGCTCCCACAATGTCGCTGGATGCTTTCGTGATATCCGCCGCAAATGTATCCACCCTGTGTGCGAGGATGTTGTAGCCGACAAGAGCTACGATGGCTATGATCAGCCCGAAAACCGTTGTCATCAGGGCTTCGTAAATGCCGTTGGCAACAAGCTGTGCATTGACATCCGAGGCCTCAGCGATGGATCTGAAAGCACCGATCATTCCGGAAACTGTCCCCAGAAATCCCGTGAGGGGGGCGATGGATGCCAGGGCGGAGAGAAAGTTGAACCCGTTTTCGAGCTTCCGGATCTGCTCCTGACCTTCGGCCTCTACGGCCTTTTCCATGCGGTGCTCCCCATGGGGGGCATTTTTGAGGATCTCCCTCAAAATTCTGCCGCTGACATTCCGGTCTTTCAGCTGGTCCAGGTATTCCCGGGCTTCTCCTGTATGATTCTCTTCGATACAATCCCTCACATGCTGCCGTACTTTTTCTGTCCTCAGGTCATGGATAAGAATATAGATGATTCTCTCCAGGATGAGGGCAAATGTGAGGATGGAAAATACCAGGAGGGGCCACATAAACACCCCTCCCATTTCAAAAAATCTTATAAGACTCCATTGTTCGGTCATTTTGTACTCCTGATATCTGAGTGGGGGAGCCATGACTCCCAGAGATCCTGCCAGAGGCAGCATATGATAATAAGTTCAGAGGCTTCATCATAATCCCGTAACAGGGTTCCTGAGTCTCTGACTTCATGAAGTTCTTCGGGGAAGTATTTCTTTGTAGAGAGGGTATCCCAGAGTACTTCTTCATTTCTGATATACCCTTCTTTATCTGAACTGGAGGCTTCCGGTTCGGGAAAAGCATCGGAAAATCCGTACAATTCAGGAAACAGAAGGGATTGAAGGTCCTGATGGTAGGCTTTGGAGTCAATTCCTCTTTTTTTATGATGAAAACTATAGTCCTCTGGAGCCAATTCAGTCTGCAAAAACCCGGACAGGACAATGGCTCTGTCCAGACGGCGGCTCATCATATCCCGGGCTCTGTCTCCATAGATTTTGTCTCTCCGGTAACGGATTTCAGCCTGTAAAACCGTTCCAGTCTGAGGCATCTCAATGACCCTGATCTGCCAGCTTTCCTTACTCCTCCGGGTCAGTTCCAGCATGCCCTGGAGAGAGATTGTTGATTCGGTCCATCCGTCATGCCAGTTAAAAAATAGATGAAGTTCATCTGTATGAAAGACCCAATGATCCGGTTCACTCTCAAAGGCCTCACCATGGATTTCCGTCAGGGAAGGAAAGGGAATTTTCAGGATAGCCTGGTTATTCTCCAGTAACTGAAGATTCCACTCTGTCTGATTCTCCATGGACACACCTGACCATTTCTGTCCGGCAGGGGCGGACTGACAGGAAAGCAAAACTATCCCCGGGAGCAGGAGGACTGGAAACAGGATTCCTTTTATTATCTTTAAATATTTCTTCATTTTTTTCTCACTTTCCTTGTTCAATTAGTAGCTGACTTTCAGACCGAAGGAGGGCAAGGGTATCCCTATATCAAAATCGGCTGAGGTATCGCTGTTTTCCTCTCCGGTAATCTCATTGTAGTCACTGTTGGTCGATGGTTTATAAATCTGAGTCAATATATCTTCCACAGCAATATACCATTCCCATTGAACCCTGGAATTTTCGGGATAATGCGCATAGGACAGGCGTATGTCTACAGGAGCGGAAACACCGTCTCTCAGGCTGTCTGAATAGGAGGATGCCCGGCCGTACTGTTCTATGACCTGCCCTTCATACTCTACGGGATACACTGTTACATCTCCCACCTTGTCCCGGGGGGCTCCCGTTGCCAGTTGGCCTATGACAGAAAAGGTCCATCCCGGTTGAAAGCGCCAGTTTATGACCATATTAAGATTATGAAAGCGGTGATAATAGGGGTAATACCACTGGTCCAGAGGTTCATTACTGGTAAGCAGAGTTTCCGACTCTGTACCGGTATTGGATGGATTATAGAATCGGGCCCAGATAAAGGAGTAGCTGATGTATCCATCCCATTTGCGGGCAATCTTCTTCTGCACCATAAAGTCGAATCCGGCGGTATGACCTTTTCCATCGGTATTATAGTGAATGAGTGAATCTCCTGTGGCATCATCGCTGCTGAGAACCATACGGTTCAGATAGTATTTATAATAGGTTTCGAATTTGAATTTCCACTTATCATTCCAGTGAACTTCAATTCCGGCCAGATTAAACAAGGCCCGGTCCGGAGACATTTCCCAGTCGGCAATCCCGTATTTCTTTTCCGACAGTTCCGCCTCCAGGGGCATCGAGGAGAACAGACCCGAACCGATGGTGAGATTGACCGCGTCCAGGTGTTTGCTGTCTTTGAGTAGATTATAGGTGACACTGCCCCTTGGATTAATGAGAGGTCGGGCATGCATCGTAAAATCCTCATTCCAGATGGTGTAATACTCTCCCCTGACACCCAGCTCAGATTTGAGTAAGGAATTTTCACTTCCATGTTCCCAGACCATAAATCCAGCGCTGTTGAGAGAGTGATTCCCATCTACATCTGTTTGGAAATTGTATTGTTTCAGGCCAAGACCGCTTTCGTTATCCACGGGAACCCACAACTCTAAATCATCACTTTCCGAGGTAGTTGTCACGACTGTCTCGGTGCCGACAGCCAGAATGTCAGTAGGACTCATCAGTCTCTCAACCGTCAATTTTAATTGACCCTGCTGCATATCGGTGCTGCCGGTTCCACTGTTTTCCAATCCGTCGATGCTGTATGTATCGCCCTCGCTTAAACCGAAAGAATCACCGTATTGCTGCAGAAATTCTTCGCTGTAGGTCATGGTCCCCTTATTGACGGCTTTGAATGTCATATCCATCAGGTTCCAGTTGTACCCACCCAGGACGTCTATGTACAGTTTTTCTCCCGGAGACCAATCCATACCTCCGGCAAGAAAGGCATTGGTATAGTCATAATCAAAGAGGACATCCGTAGAATAGGTTTCGGATTCAAAATTGCTGTCCATTCCTACACCGTCGGTTCCGTAAAATCCGCTCATATAGAGTCCTACCGAGCTGCCGGGTCTATAGGACATCTTCGTATAAAAATCCCGGATGTAGGGCATGGTTGTGATCGCTTCTGTTTCATCGGGGTAGAGAAGCTTTGCTGTATCAAGGTATGTCACCTTACCGCCTGCAAAGAGTCCCCCTTTTTTTCCAATTGGGGATTGTATAAACAGATCTGTCGAAGTTGTAGAAAGAGAACCGTCAATTCTCAGTTCCGGTTCATCCGCAGTGATGGTGGTGATCTCCAGAAGTCCCGACATTGCCCGTCCGTATCGGGCCGAATATACCCCGTGGGAGAGTTTGACCGATTCAACCATATTGGGATTGAAGATGGAATAGGCTCCCCCCCAATGGAAGGGATAGGTCACATAAAATCCATCCATTGTGGCCGCCATTTCATCAGGATAGCCCCCCCGGATAGAGGGTTGGGCATCCCAACCTGAAGTATAACCAACTCCGGGAAGAGTCTTGACCGAGTTCATGACATCTTCCACGATCCCGAGGTTGGCAGTCACATCCATATCCTCTTTGTCCATCACCACAGAGATTCCGACTTCTTCGTCACTTTTTCCTATGATCTTTCGTTCCACTACCAGTTCCTCACCCTCAATCATGCCGCTGATGGTCATTTTGACTTGAACTAGTGCGTCTTTTGAAGAGATGGTCATTCTCTGTGAATCATAACCGGGATAATGGACTAAGAGCACAATCCTCTGCAGCTCATCAGGGTATTCCACAAGGGCGCTGCCCTCAGAATCGCTGTAAAAAGTGGCTTCCTGCCCCAGGATCTGAAGGAGGGCACCCTCCAGTGGAATTTCCAGATCTCTATCAGAGATCTGGACCGGCAGTTCGGCAGCACAGAGGATTGTAAAGGATGACAAGAGGAATAGAAGAAACAGAAATATATTTTTCACATTCATACCTTTGTATTAAAAATGAGATGTTTATCTTTAAACAGTCCTTATCCTATCATGTGTTACAATTTAATAATATTTTTTAGTTTTATTGTTCCAGTATCTTATGAAATTAATATACCATGAGGACCATGACAGAAGATGTTGAAGAGACAGCTATTTCCATCCTGTGGATGGATGAACATTATGCTTTTTTAAATA is part of the Oceanispirochaeta sp. genome and encodes:
- a CDS encoding biopolymer transporter ExbD, coding for MKKFFTRKADDPMGALNDLSFLLIIYFLVIAGFNTNFGFLLSLPSHEKPLIVQKEDLIRLSLSPSGDLYYKEEVLPLPDLEELLAENFKVHPNLTVALAIDPDTGYQRFVETIEIIRREKVENFSFSMQGESLD
- a CDS encoding biopolymer transporter ExbD, which produces MIKISSKRRPPGAPMSAMSDIGFLLLIFIMLISLINYRKEVKIDYPEAKQIERTEAEHQQEVWIDREGTVIVEGHSVSAGELENIITDAYIQHPDMRIHILADRNTAYKHIDGVIKILQLLQHRVVSFVVKEDL
- a CDS encoding MotA/TolQ/ExbB proton channel family protein; its protein translation is MTEQWSLIRFFEMGGVFMWPLLVFSILTFALILERIIYILIHDLRTEKVRQHVRDCIEENHTGEAREYLDQLKDRNVSGRILREILKNAPHGEHRMEKAVEAEGQEQIRKLENGFNFLSALASIAPLTGFLGTVSGMIGAFRSIAEASDVNAQLVANGIYEALMTTVFGLIIAIVALVGYNILAHRVDTFAADITKASSDIVGALSIRGGDKNQ
- a CDS encoding TonB-dependent receptor, with the translated sequence MKNIFLFLLFLLSSFTILCAAELPVQISDRDLEIPLEGALLQILGQEATFYSDSEGSALVEYPDELQRIVLLVHYPGYDSQRMTISSKDALVQVKMTISGMIEGEELVVERKIIGKSDEEVGISVVMDKEDMDVTANLGIVEDVMNSVKTLPGVGYTSGWDAQPSIRGGYPDEMAATMDGFYVTYPFHWGGAYSIFNPNMVESVKLSHGVYSARYGRAMSGLLEITTITADEPELRIDGSLSTTSTDLFIQSPIGKKGGLFAGGKVTYLDTAKLLYPDETEAITTMPYIRDFYTKMSYRPGSSVGLYMSGFYGTDGVGMDSNFESETYSTDVLFDYDYTNAFLAGGMDWSPGEKLYIDVLGGYNWNLMDMTFKAVNKGTMTYSEEFLQQYGDSFGLSEGDTYSIDGLENSGTGSTDMQQGQLKLTVERLMSPTDILAVGTETVVTTTSESDDLELWVPVDNESGLGLKQYNFQTDVDGNHSLNSAGFMVWEHGSENSLLKSELGVRGEYYTIWNEDFTMHARPLINPRGSVTYNLLKDSKHLDAVNLTIGSGLFSSMPLEAELSEKKYGIADWEMSPDRALFNLAGIEVHWNDKWKFKFETYYKYYLNRMVLSSDDATGDSLIHYNTDGKGHTAGFDFMVQKKIARKWDGYISYSFIWARFYNPSNTGTESETLLTSNEPLDQWYYPYYHRFHNLNMVINWRFQPGWTFSVIGQLATGAPRDKVGDVTVYPVEYEGQVIEQYGRASSYSDSLRDGVSAPVDIRLSYAHYPENSRVQWEWYIAVEDILTQIYKPSTNSDYNEITGEENSDTSADFDIGIPLPSFGLKVSY